One genomic segment of Desulfocapsa sulfexigens DSM 10523 includes these proteins:
- a CDS encoding two-component system sensor histidine kinase NtrB translates to MRIIKKHRLASVSPWVLAAACGLLAVIIAVFAVNNYRRDKALMTDILLEKGVTLIRFVASSSRSSIITGLRSGQDLAALWPGNVQRVLEHAAGHPGVRFLALVDNDGFILANSVPAARIQQVSKQTHDFLLAIDADASDTRTFNYRISTEDKGSVFQVAAYFSPITSRLLEQFSPQVMKNNSEGMGNRVMRLHGSNSTWKKRIESLSQKKYMILVELDMKQYNKRLQRQKLEIIILSIVLLLVGFGGWLSILTLEGLKGSQSRLRRVEAFRDILISSLPVGLIATDSKGQIVLYNKFSEELTGISEKIALGNNTGVFAKTEAIRSILDASGERRGVISQREVQLINAQGTCHTVQLNRMAIVDRDNQFVGILLMIQDLSQVKKLEKDLRRSERLAALGKMAAGVAHELRNPLSSIKGLALVLRSKFCIENNDRETANILVQEVERLNRSISELLDYARPQELQKSEFDLHALLQKSVSLLSIDAEAAGVEIVLDFPETLSPIYADEDRLSQVFLNLFLNSIQAMSDGGTLSVRSVKSGDVIVITVTDSGCGISSENLGRVFDPYFTTKPEGTGLGMAMSAKIVEEHGGSMVVDSKEGKGTSVVIEIPC, encoded by the coding sequence ATGCGAATTATAAAAAAACATCGGTTAGCCAGCGTTTCCCCCTGGGTACTGGCAGCAGCCTGCGGATTACTTGCCGTAATAATAGCGGTTTTTGCCGTGAATAATTACCGTCGAGACAAGGCTCTGATGACTGACATTCTCCTTGAAAAAGGTGTTACTCTTATTCGTTTTGTTGCCTCCAGTTCAAGAAGTTCAATTATTACAGGTCTGCGCTCAGGGCAGGATCTTGCCGCACTTTGGCCTGGCAATGTACAACGTGTTCTTGAACATGCGGCCGGACATCCCGGAGTCAGATTTTTAGCTCTTGTTGACAATGATGGGTTTATTCTTGCTAACTCAGTTCCAGCCGCTCGAATTCAGCAGGTATCCAAGCAAACCCATGATTTTCTCCTGGCAATTGATGCAGATGCCAGTGATACCAGAACGTTTAATTATCGTATCAGTACTGAAGATAAGGGCTCTGTTTTTCAGGTTGCGGCATATTTTTCACCCATTACCAGTCGCTTACTGGAGCAATTTTCCCCGCAAGTGATGAAGAACAACTCAGAAGGAATGGGAAACCGGGTGATGCGGCTTCACGGATCCAACTCAACATGGAAAAAGAGGATAGAATCCTTAAGCCAGAAAAAATACATGATTCTCGTTGAGCTTGATATGAAGCAGTATAATAAAAGGCTGCAGCGTCAAAAACTTGAGATCATAATTTTATCCATTGTTCTTCTGCTTGTCGGTTTCGGCGGCTGGCTTTCTATCCTCACTCTTGAAGGACTGAAAGGATCTCAAAGCAGATTGCGTCGGGTTGAGGCTTTTCGCGATATCCTGATATCCTCCTTACCTGTAGGACTCATTGCAACCGATAGTAAAGGACAGATTGTTCTGTATAATAAATTCTCCGAGGAACTTACCGGAATAAGTGAAAAAATAGCACTTGGCAACAATACAGGAGTATTTGCTAAAACAGAGGCTATCCGATCGATTCTGGACGCTTCAGGAGAACGAAGAGGCGTTATCTCACAGAGGGAGGTGCAGTTGATAAATGCTCAAGGTACCTGTCATACTGTCCAGCTTAATCGTATGGCTATAGTCGATCGTGATAATCAATTCGTTGGAATCCTTCTTATGATACAGGATCTGAGTCAGGTGAAAAAACTTGAAAAAGATCTGCGTAGGAGTGAACGTCTTGCTGCTCTTGGGAAAATGGCTGCTGGGGTGGCCCATGAATTGCGCAATCCTCTCAGTTCAATCAAAGGCCTTGCCCTCGTTCTACGGTCAAAATTTTGCATTGAAAATAATGATAGAGAAACTGCCAATATTCTGGTGCAGGAAGTTGAGAGACTTAATCGCAGTATCTCTGAGTTGCTTGACTACGCAAGGCCGCAGGAGCTTCAGAAGAGTGAGTTTGATCTTCATGCCCTGCTTCAGAAATCAGTTTCATTACTCAGTATTGATGCCGAGGCTGCGGGGGTGGAGATTGTTCTCGATTTTCCTGAGACATTGTCCCCGATCTACGCCGATGAAGACAGGCTGAGTCAGGTCTTCCTCAATCTCTTTTTGAATTCCATCCAGGCTATGAGCGACGGAGGAACATTATCTGTTCGTAGTGTGAAAAGTGGTGATGTAATTGTTATCACGGTAACGGATAGCGGTTGTGGAATCAGTTCGGAAAATCTAGGACGGGTATTTGATCCATACTTTACAACAAAGCCAGAAGGAACAGGGCTTGGAATGGCAATGTCTGCAAAGATTGTTGAGGAACATGGGGGGAGCATGGTTGTGGATTCCAAGGAAGGAAAGGGAACCTCGGTCGTGATTGAGATTCCCTGTTAG